In Nocardioides dokdonensis FR1436, the following are encoded in one genomic region:
- the glpK gene encoding glycerol kinase GlpK: protein MADYIGAVDQGTTSTRFMIFDHDGEEVARHQLEHEQVMPKAGWVEHDPVEIWERARSVIQKAMGKAGLHAEDLAAIGITNQRETTVVWNRSTGRPYYNAIVWQDTRTDKIASKLERDGHGDLIRHRAGLPPATYFAGGKIQWILENVDGVREAAEKGEALFGTTDSWLIWNLTGGTDGGVHVTDVTNASRTMLMDLETCEWDDELLALFDVPRAMLPEIRSSSEPEGYGTTRADGPLGGEVPITGILGDQQAATVGQVCFEPGEAKNTYGTGNFMLLNTGTELIRSEHGLLTTICYRFGDEPPVYALEGSIAVTGSAVQWLRDQLGIISGASQSESLARQVEDNGGVYFVPAFSGLFAPHWRSDARGAIVGLSRYNTNAHLARATLEAICYQSCDVVAAMEQDSGVKLEVLKVDGGVTANELCMQIQADTLGVDVSRPVCAETTCLGAAYAAGLAVGFWSGTDELRKKWNEGKRWSPQWDDQQRAEGHAMWTKAVQRTLDWVDVE from the coding sequence ATGGCCGACTACATCGGTGCCGTAGACCAGGGCACGACCAGCACCCGCTTCATGATCTTCGACCACGACGGCGAAGAGGTGGCCCGACACCAGCTCGAGCACGAGCAGGTGATGCCGAAGGCCGGCTGGGTCGAGCACGACCCGGTGGAGATCTGGGAGCGCGCCCGCTCGGTGATCCAGAAGGCGATGGGCAAGGCGGGGCTGCACGCCGAGGACCTGGCCGCGATCGGCATCACCAACCAGCGCGAGACCACGGTGGTGTGGAACCGCTCGACCGGGCGTCCCTACTACAACGCGATCGTGTGGCAGGACACGCGCACCGACAAGATCGCCTCCAAGCTCGAGCGCGACGGCCACGGCGACCTGATCCGGCACCGCGCCGGGCTGCCGCCGGCCACCTACTTCGCCGGCGGCAAGATCCAGTGGATCCTCGAGAACGTCGACGGGGTGCGCGAGGCCGCCGAGAAGGGGGAGGCGCTGTTCGGCACCACCGACTCGTGGCTGATCTGGAACCTCACCGGCGGCACCGACGGGGGCGTGCACGTCACCGACGTCACCAACGCCAGCCGCACGATGCTGATGGACCTGGAGACCTGCGAGTGGGACGACGAGCTGCTCGCGCTCTTCGACGTCCCGCGCGCGATGCTGCCCGAGATCCGTTCCTCCAGCGAGCCCGAGGGCTACGGCACCACCCGTGCCGACGGTCCGCTCGGCGGCGAGGTGCCGATCACCGGCATCCTCGGCGACCAGCAGGCCGCCACGGTCGGGCAGGTCTGCTTCGAGCCCGGCGAGGCCAAGAACACCTACGGCACCGGCAACTTCATGCTCCTCAACACCGGCACCGAGCTGATCCGTTCCGAGCACGGGCTGCTCACGACGATCTGCTACCGCTTCGGCGACGAACCCCCCGTCTACGCGCTCGAGGGCTCGATCGCGGTGACCGGGTCGGCGGTGCAGTGGCTGCGCGACCAGCTCGGCATCATCTCCGGGGCGTCGCAGAGCGAGTCGCTGGCCCGTCAGGTCGAGGACAACGGCGGGGTCTACTTCGTGCCCGCCTTCTCCGGCCTCTTCGCCCCGCACTGGCGCTCCGACGCCCGCGGCGCGATCGTCGGGCTCTCGCGCTACAACACCAACGCCCACCTGGCCCGGGCGACGCTCGAGGCGATCTGCTACCAGAGCTGCGACGTCGTGGCGGCCATGGAGCAGGACTCCGGGGTGAAGCTCGAGGTGCTCAAGGTCGACGGCGGGGTGACGGCCAACGAGCTGTGCATGCAGATCCAGGCCGACACCCTCGGCGTCGACGTGAGCAGGCCCGTGTGCGCGGAGACCACCTGCCTCGGGGCGGCGTACGCCGCCGGCCTGGCCGTCGGGTTCTGGTCGGGCACCGACGAGCTGCGCAAGAAGTGGAACGAGGGCAAGCGCTGGTCCCCGCAGTGGGACGACCAGCAGCGCGCCGAGGGTCACGCCATGTGGACCAAGGCCGTCCAGCGCACCCTGGACTGGGTCGACGTCGAGTGA
- the tsf gene encoding translation elongation factor Ts: protein MTNISAADVKKLREQTGAGMMDCKKALTEAEGDLDKAVEILRVKGEAKAAKRGAEREASSGLVVTAGGALVELRSETDFVAKNADFVAAAQKIAEAANEAKAADADALKAAPLDGKTVGQVVEQLAITIGEKIELGRVAYFEGSVVTYMHKRAADLPPAVGVLVEYDGSDEAARGAAMQIAAMRPQYLTRDEVPADVVAQERSIAEQKSREEGKPEQAIAKITEGRVNGFFKEVVLLEQPSVTEAKKSVEAVLKESGTTLKRFARFEVGA from the coding sequence ATGACGAACATCTCCGCGGCCGACGTCAAGAAGCTCCGCGAGCAGACCGGCGCCGGCATGATGGACTGCAAGAAGGCGCTGACCGAGGCCGAGGGCGACCTGGACAAGGCCGTCGAGATCCTGCGGGTCAAGGGTGAGGCCAAGGCCGCCAAGCGCGGCGCCGAGCGCGAGGCCTCCTCGGGTCTCGTCGTCACCGCGGGTGGCGCGCTGGTCGAGCTCCGCTCCGAGACCGACTTCGTGGCCAAGAACGCCGACTTCGTCGCCGCCGCCCAGAAGATCGCCGAGGCCGCCAACGAGGCGAAGGCCGCTGACGCCGACGCGCTGAAGGCCGCCCCGCTCGACGGCAAGACCGTCGGTCAGGTCGTCGAGCAGCTCGCCATCACGATCGGCGAGAAGATCGAGCTCGGCCGCGTGGCCTACTTCGAGGGCTCCGTCGTGACCTACATGCACAAGCGTGCCGCCGACCTGCCGCCCGCCGTGGGTGTCCTGGTCGAGTACGACGGCTCCGACGAGGCCGCCCGCGGCGCTGCGATGCAGATCGCTGCGATGCGCCCGCAGTACCTCACGCGCGACGAGGTCCCCGCGGACGTCGTCGCCCAGGAGCGCTCCATCGCCGAGCAGAAGTCGCGCGAGGAGGGCAAGCCCGAGCAGGCGATCGCCAAGATCACCGAGGGTCGGGTCAACGGCTTCTTCAAGGAGGTCGTCCTCCTGGAGCAGCCGTCGGTGACCGAGGCCAAGAAGAGCGTCGAGGCCGTCCTCAAGGAGTCCGGCACCACGCTCAAGCGCTTCGCCCGGTTCGAGGTCGGTGCCTGA
- a CDS encoding MIP/aquaporin family protein, producing MGEVCAEFAGTMILILFGVGVVAQVVTAPDGSLGDHDSIAWAWGLGVTLGVYVAARISGAHLNPAVTLAFAVFKGFEWRKVAPYVVAQTLGAFVAALIVRVGYADLLASVDPGHTIKTQFVFSTLPGNGSGPASIQTAFFDQVVGTAILVFLVFALTNAWNNPPMANLGPFIIGLVVVAIGMAWGANAGYAINPARDFGPRIASLITGYGGALRDQNGYLYFWLPIVAPLLGALVGGAAFKYLVDIHLEPDEDEAERDEAVGEPVPETAAERPAGPTT from the coding sequence GTGGGAGAGGTGTGTGCCGAGTTCGCCGGCACGATGATCCTCATCCTCTTCGGGGTGGGGGTGGTGGCCCAGGTGGTCACGGCCCCCGACGGGTCGCTCGGCGACCACGACTCCATCGCCTGGGCGTGGGGCCTCGGCGTCACCCTGGGCGTCTACGTCGCGGCCCGGATCTCCGGGGCGCACCTGAACCCGGCGGTGACCCTGGCCTTCGCGGTCTTCAAGGGCTTCGAGTGGCGCAAGGTGGCGCCGTACGTCGTCGCGCAGACGCTGGGCGCGTTCGTCGCGGCGCTGATCGTGCGCGTCGGCTACGCCGACCTGCTCGCGAGCGTCGACCCGGGGCACACCATCAAGACCCAGTTCGTCTTCTCCACGCTGCCCGGCAACGGCTCCGGCCCGGCGTCCATCCAGACCGCGTTCTTCGACCAGGTCGTGGGCACCGCGATCCTGGTCTTCCTGGTCTTCGCGCTGACCAACGCCTGGAACAACCCGCCGATGGCCAACCTGGGCCCGTTCATCATCGGTCTCGTCGTGGTCGCCATCGGGATGGCCTGGGGGGCCAACGCCGGCTACGCGATCAACCCCGCGCGTGACTTCGGCCCCCGGATCGCCTCCCTCATCACCGGCTACGGCGGGGCGCTGCGCGACCAGAACGGCTACCTGTACTTCTGGTTGCCGATCGTGGCGCCCCTGCTCGGCGCGCTCGTGGGCGGGGCCGCGTTCAAGTACCTCGTCGACATCCACCTCGAGCCCGACGAGGATGAGGCCGAGCGTGACGAGGCCGTCGGGGAGCCGGTCCCCGAGACCGCCGCGGAACGTCCCGCCGGACCCACCACCTGA
- the pyrH gene encoding UMP kinase: MTQPTTQPTNQPYQRVLLKLSGEVFGGGRVGVDPDVVQKIALDIAEVARSGVQIAVVTGGGNFFRGAELQQRGMDRVRADYMGMLGIVMNCLALQDFLEKMGVETRVQTAITMGQVAEPYVPRRAIRHMEKGRVVIFGAGMGMPFFSTDTVAVQRALESRCDAVFFAKSGVDGVYDADPRKDPNATKFDTITYTEAIQRKLEVVDQTAFTLCAENKLPMVVFGMEPEGNIPRVLKGEKIGTLVSAD; this comes from the coding sequence ATGACCCAGCCGACGACCCAGCCCACGAACCAGCCCTACCAGCGTGTCCTGCTCAAGCTCTCGGGCGAGGTCTTCGGCGGCGGCCGGGTCGGCGTCGACCCCGACGTCGTGCAGAAGATCGCGCTCGACATCGCCGAGGTCGCCCGCTCGGGTGTCCAGATCGCCGTGGTGACCGGTGGCGGCAACTTCTTCCGGGGCGCCGAGCTGCAGCAGCGCGGCATGGACCGGGTGCGCGCCGACTACATGGGCATGCTCGGCATCGTCATGAACTGCCTGGCGCTGCAGGACTTCCTGGAGAAGATGGGCGTCGAGACCCGGGTGCAGACCGCGATCACGATGGGCCAGGTCGCCGAGCCCTACGTGCCGCGCCGCGCGATCCGGCACATGGAGAAGGGGCGCGTGGTCATCTTCGGCGCGGGGATGGGCATGCCGTTCTTCTCCACCGACACCGTCGCGGTCCAGCGGGCGCTCGAGAGCCGGTGCGACGCGGTGTTCTTCGCCAAGAGCGGCGTCGACGGCGTGTACGACGCCGACCCGCGCAAGGACCCGAACGCCACCAAGTTCGACACGATCACCTACACCGAGGCCATCCAGCGCAAGCTCGAGGTGGTCGACCAGACGGCCTTCACCCTGTGCGCTGAGAACAAGCTGCCGATGGTGGTCTTCGGCATGGAGCCCGAGGGCAACATCCCGCGGGTGCTCAAGGGTGAGAAGATCGGGACGCTGGTCAGCGCCGACTGA
- the frr gene encoding ribosome recycling factor: MNDILNEADTKMRKSVEATREEFAAIRAGRAHPSMFSKIVVDYYGSPTPLQQLASFTAPEARVILIAPFDQSAMKGIERAIRDSDLGVNPADDGKMIRCVFPELTEERRKEYIKVARAKAEDGRVAVRNLRRAAKQGLEKLEKDGEVGKDDVTGAEKKLDVTTKKHTDAIDEMLKSKEAELIEV, translated from the coding sequence ATCAACGACATCCTCAACGAGGCCGACACCAAGATGCGCAAGTCGGTGGAGGCGACACGCGAGGAGTTCGCCGCGATCCGCGCCGGCCGCGCCCACCCCTCGATGTTCAGCAAGATCGTCGTCGACTACTACGGCTCGCCGACCCCGCTGCAGCAGCTGGCCTCCTTCACCGCGCCCGAGGCGCGCGTCATCCTCATCGCGCCCTTCGACCAGAGCGCGATGAAGGGCATCGAGCGGGCCATCCGCGACTCCGACCTCGGCGTGAACCCCGCCGACGACGGCAAGATGATCCGCTGCGTGTTCCCCGAGCTGACCGAGGAGCGCCGCAAGGAGTACATCAAGGTCGCGCGCGCCAAGGCCGAGGACGGCCGGGTCGCGGTCCGCAACCTGCGCCGGGCCGCCAAGCAGGGCCTGGAGAAGCTCGAGAAGGACGGCGAGGTCGGCAAGGACGACGTCACCGGCGCCGAGAAGAAGCTCGACGTGACCACCAAGAAGCACACCGACGCCATCGACGAGATGCTCAAGAGCAAGGAAGCCGAGCTGATCGAGGTCTGA
- a CDS encoding phosphatidate cytidylyltransferase: MKNHGRAGRDLRAAFLSAFVLIGAILASLLLWKTAFMVIVVVAVVVAIWELGRGLSAKGIDLPEEPLMLGGAVMVVVAYVFGADALVTATAVTALVTMLWLLRRGIDGYVQDASASLFTLVYVPFLGAFVALLLREGGLYGGGLENDGVRGIIVFIAVTVFSDTGGYTFGVLFGKHPMAPVISPKKSWEGFVGSVVFSVAAGIGLMVWLLEGRWWVGLLLGLIVAVMATLGDLCESVVKRDLGIKDMSQVIPGHGGLMDRLDSLLATIAPVWLLLHHLVFRA; the protein is encoded by the coding sequence GTGAAGAACCACGGCCGGGCGGGCCGGGACCTGCGCGCCGCCTTCCTCTCGGCCTTCGTGCTGATCGGCGCGATCCTCGCCTCGCTGCTGCTGTGGAAGACCGCGTTCATGGTCATCGTGGTGGTCGCGGTCGTCGTCGCGATCTGGGAGCTCGGTCGCGGGCTCAGCGCCAAGGGCATCGACCTGCCCGAGGAGCCGCTGATGCTGGGCGGTGCGGTGATGGTGGTGGTGGCCTACGTCTTCGGCGCCGACGCCCTGGTCACGGCCACGGCCGTCACCGCCCTGGTGACCATGCTGTGGCTGCTGCGCCGCGGCATCGACGGCTACGTCCAGGACGCCTCCGCATCCCTGTTCACGTTGGTCTACGTGCCCTTCCTCGGGGCGTTCGTGGCGCTGCTGCTGCGTGAGGGCGGTCTGTACGGCGGCGGCCTCGAGAACGACGGCGTGCGCGGGATCATCGTGTTCATCGCGGTGACCGTCTTCTCCGACACCGGCGGCTACACGTTCGGCGTGCTGTTCGGCAAGCACCCGATGGCCCCGGTCATCTCGCCCAAGAAGTCGTGGGAGGGCTTCGTGGGCTCGGTGGTCTTCAGCGTGGCCGCCGGCATCGGCCTGATGGTGTGGCTGCTCGAGGGCCGCTGGTGGGTCGGGCTGCTGCTCGGCCTGATCGTGGCGGTGATGGCGACCCTGGGCGACCTGTGCGAGTCGGTCGTCAAGCGCGACCTGGGCATCAAGGACATGAGCCAGGTGATCCCGGGCCACGGCGGCCTGATGGACCGGCTCGACTCGTTGCTGGCCACCATCGCCCCGGTCTGGCTGCTGCTGCACCACCTCGTCTTCCGGGCATGA
- a CDS encoding histidine phosphatase family protein: protein MSLHLVRHGRPLVVPGTPAATWELDPAGFDDVWALRESGRLPRGAVWFCSPEPKAVGTAQLLTEAEVGVVDDLREHERGPAWIEDLPGTVARAFADPDRAAYDGWEPLARCRERVVAAVELIADVHRDQDVVLVGHGTAWTLAAAALSGTEPDLERWRALAMPDVLVVAMVAPEDQGRGGVRD from the coding sequence ATGAGCCTGCACCTGGTCCGGCACGGGCGGCCCCTGGTCGTGCCCGGGACCCCGGCGGCCACCTGGGAGCTCGACCCGGCCGGCTTCGACGACGTGTGGGCGCTGCGCGAGTCCGGGCGCCTGCCACGCGGCGCGGTGTGGTTCTGCTCCCCGGAGCCCAAGGCGGTGGGCACCGCCCAGCTGCTCACCGAGGCCGAGGTCGGCGTCGTCGACGACCTGCGCGAGCACGAGCGCGGTCCGGCCTGGATCGAGGACCTCCCCGGCACGGTCGCGCGCGCGTTCGCCGACCCCGATCGGGCGGCGTACGACGGCTGGGAGCCGCTGGCGCGCTGCCGCGAGCGCGTCGTGGCCGCCGTCGAGCTGATCGCCGACGTGCACCGGGACCAGGACGTCGTGCTCGTCGGTCACGGCACGGCCTGGACGCTCGCGGCGGCAGCCCTGAGCGGCACCGAGCCCGACCTGGAGCGCTGGCGCGCCCTCGCGATGCCCGACGTGCTCGTCGTGGCGATGGTCGCGCCTGAGGACCAGGGCCGCGGCGGGGTGCGAGACTGA
- the rpsB gene encoding 30S ribosomal protein S2 produces MAVVTMRQLLESGVHFGHQTRRWNPKMKRFIMTERNGIYIIDLQQSLSYIDRSYAFIKETVAKGGTVMFVGTKKQAQEAIAEQATRVGMPYVNQRWLGGMLTNFQTVHQRINRLKELDEIDFDAVAGSGRTKKELLQMKRERDKLDKTLGGIREMGRVPSAVWIVDTKKEHLAVEEARKLRIPIIGILDTNCDPDEVDFPIPGNDDAIRAVGLLTRVIADAVAEGLIARSGGKSESASGTTDEPLAEWERELLAGEADKAAEKATSADDAAASEATGASTEAAASDEAAAETTEATEAPAAEETTEAPEATEAPAATDAPEVKDEAKA; encoded by the coding sequence ATGGCAGTTGTGACCATGCGCCAGCTCCTCGAGAGCGGCGTCCACTTCGGGCACCAGACCCGTCGTTGGAACCCCAAGATGAAGCGCTTCATCATGACCGAGCGCAACGGCATCTACATCATCGACCTGCAGCAGTCGCTGAGCTACATCGACCGCTCGTACGCCTTCATCAAGGAGACCGTCGCCAAGGGCGGCACCGTGATGTTCGTCGGCACCAAGAAGCAGGCGCAGGAGGCGATCGCCGAGCAGGCGACGCGCGTGGGCATGCCCTACGTCAACCAGCGCTGGCTCGGTGGCATGCTCACCAACTTCCAGACCGTGCACCAGCGGATCAACCGCCTCAAGGAGCTCGACGAGATCGACTTCGACGCGGTGGCCGGCTCGGGCCGCACGAAGAAGGAGCTCCTGCAGATGAAGCGGGAGCGCGACAAGCTCGACAAGACCCTGGGCGGCATCCGCGAGATGGGCCGCGTGCCCTCCGCCGTGTGGATCGTCGACACCAAGAAGGAGCACCTCGCTGTCGAGGAGGCCCGCAAGCTGCGGATCCCCATCATCGGCATCCTGGACACCAACTGCGACCCGGACGAGGTCGACTTCCCGATCCCGGGCAACGACGACGCCATCCGCGCCGTCGGGCTGCTGACCCGCGTCATCGCGGACGCCGTCGCCGAGGGCCTCATCGCCCGCTCGGGCGGCAAGTCCGAGTCGGCCTCCGGCACCACCGACGAGCCGCTGGCCGAGTGGGAGCGCGAGCTGCTGGCCGGCGAGGCCGACAAGGCCGCCGAGAAGGCCACCTCCGCCGACGACGCCGCCGCCTCCGAGGCCACCGGCGCGTCGACCGAGGCCGCCGCCTCCGACGAGGCCGCTGCTGAGACGACCGAGGCGACCGAGGCCCCTGCGGCCGAGGAGACCACCGAGGCCCCCGAGGCGACCGAGGCCCCCGCGGCCACGGACGCCCCCGAGGTCAAGGACGAGGCCAAGGCCTGA
- a CDS encoding glycerol-3-phosphate dehydrogenase/oxidase → MQSVALSPQFRDSSLREMAAQELDVLVVGGGVVGTGAALDAATRGLRVGLVEARDFASGTSSRSSKLIHGGLRYLEMLDFALVAEALKERGLLMQRLAPHLIRPVGFLYPLQHRGWERLYAGSGVALYDVLSRLSGRSGLPLHRHLTRRGARRLVPALRKDALVGALHYYDAQVDDARHTMFLARTSAAYGAHVASRARVVELLREGERVTGAVVHDLESGEHITVRAKQVVNATGVWTDETQSLGGQRGVFRVRASKGVHLVVPKDRIRSESGLILRTEKSVLFVIPWGRHWIIGTTDTDWELDRAHPAASSADIDYLLDHVNAVLETPLTRDDVEGVYAGLRPLLEGESDATSKLSREHAVGHPAPGLVVVAGGKYTTYRVMAKDVIDEAVFGMVRHDDRQVPPSVTEDVPLLGAEGYQALWNARHRLSSESGLHQVRIEHLLGRYGSLVHQLLAMVAEDPSLGEPLAGAPDYLRVEVVYAATHEGARHLDDILCRRTHISIETFDRGLGSVDEVAALVSGPLGWSADQVELEIEHYRARVAAERESQQQPDDETADAARLGAPDVVPLT, encoded by the coding sequence GTGCAGTCCGTTGCCCTGTCCCCGCAGTTCCGTGACAGCTCCCTGCGCGAGATGGCCGCCCAGGAGCTCGACGTGCTCGTGGTCGGGGGAGGCGTCGTCGGCACGGGTGCCGCCCTCGACGCCGCCACCCGAGGACTGCGCGTCGGGCTGGTCGAGGCCCGCGACTTCGCCTCGGGCACGTCGAGCCGCTCCAGCAAGCTGATCCACGGTGGCCTGCGCTACCTGGAGATGCTCGACTTCGCACTGGTGGCGGAGGCGCTCAAGGAGCGCGGGCTGCTGATGCAGCGACTGGCCCCGCACCTGATCCGCCCGGTCGGGTTCCTCTACCCGCTGCAGCACCGCGGGTGGGAGCGTCTCTACGCCGGCTCCGGCGTCGCCCTGTACGACGTCCTCTCGCGCCTGTCGGGCCGCTCCGGGCTGCCGCTGCACCGCCACCTCACCCGTCGGGGCGCGCGCAGGCTGGTGCCGGCGCTGCGCAAGGACGCCCTCGTCGGGGCGCTGCACTACTACGACGCCCAGGTCGACGACGCGCGGCACACGATGTTCCTGGCCCGCACGTCCGCGGCCTACGGCGCCCACGTCGCCTCCCGGGCCCGGGTCGTGGAGCTGCTGCGTGAGGGGGAGCGGGTCACCGGTGCGGTGGTGCACGACCTCGAGAGCGGCGAGCACATCACGGTGCGCGCCAAGCAGGTCGTCAACGCGACCGGGGTCTGGACCGACGAGACGCAGTCGCTCGGCGGGCAGCGCGGGGTCTTCCGGGTGCGGGCCAGCAAGGGTGTGCACCTGGTCGTGCCCAAGGACCGGATCCGGTCGGAGAGCGGGCTGATCCTGCGCACCGAGAAGTCCGTGCTCTTCGTCATCCCGTGGGGCCGGCACTGGATCATCGGCACCACCGACACCGACTGGGAGCTGGACCGGGCCCACCCCGCGGCCAGCAGCGCCGACATCGACTACCTGCTCGACCACGTCAACGCCGTGCTCGAGACCCCGTTGACCCGCGACGACGTCGAGGGCGTCTACGCCGGGCTGCGCCCGTTGCTCGAGGGCGAGTCCGACGCGACCTCCAAGCTCTCGCGCGAGCACGCCGTGGGCCACCCCGCACCCGGCCTGGTCGTCGTCGCGGGCGGCAAGTACACGACGTACCGGGTGATGGCCAAGGACGTCATCGACGAGGCCGTCTTCGGGATGGTCCGCCACGACGACCGGCAGGTCCCGCCGTCGGTGACCGAGGACGTGCCGCTGCTGGGAGCCGAGGGCTACCAGGCGCTGTGGAACGCCCGGCACCGCCTGTCCAGCGAGTCCGGGCTGCACCAGGTGCGCATCGAGCACCTGCTGGGGCGCTACGGCTCGCTGGTCCACCAGCTCCTCGCGATGGTCGCCGAGGATCCGTCGCTGGGCGAGCCGCTGGCCGGGGCCCCGGACTACCTGCGCGTGGAGGTCGTCTACGCCGCCACCCACGAGGGCGCCCGGCACCTCGACGACATCCTGTGCCGCCGCACCCACATCTCGATCGAGACCTTCGACCGGGGGCTGGGCTCGGTCGACGAGGTCGCCGCGCTGGTCAGTGGACCACTGGGCTGGAGCGCCGACCAGGTCGAGCTCGAGATCGAGCACTACCGGGCGCGGGTGGCCGCGGAGCGGGAGAGCCAGCAGCAGCCCGACGACGAGACCGCCGACGCAGCGCGCCTCGGCGCGCCCGACGTGGTGCCGCTGACCTGA